From the Scylla paramamosain isolate STU-SP2022 unplaced genomic scaffold, ASM3559412v1 Contig14, whole genome shotgun sequence genome, one window contains:
- the LOC135097214 gene encoding uncharacterized protein LOC135097214, protein MVMSACGSCEESVANRQRAVACERCMAWFHVACVGMREANMKALGFELLVFLCRECLSKSLNEWRNQDEEKEERVEQSTQTENLMKEAEAQTTKTEERKDRQEVVEVARTDRRPRKKRMVVKKAPVRVIGDSMVRKTPDFVRREIECTSMGGAKIQDVKRKVKQEVQEMEERSLLVVQGGGNNLVEAGAEDTVKEVIEAVRAAEEKMCVAVVGVLQRPREGVQHERVRRETNRKICMELMKVKMEWMTEKKGNMSFLDMDGILDQDKFFGRDGVHLNHNVNERRGRRLAEWMKARQVCCVDDA, encoded by the coding sequence atggtgatgagcgcgtgtggttcatgcgaggagagtgtggcgaacaggcaaagggctgtggcatgcgagagatgcatggcctggttccatgtagcctgtgtgggcatgagggaggccaacatgaaggcgctggggttcgagcttctggtgttcctctgcagggaatgcctgagcaagagcctcaatgaatggaggaaccaggatgaagaaaaagaagagagagtggagcagagcacccagacagaaaacctgatgaaagaggcagaagcacagacgacgaagactgaagagagaaaagaccggcaagaagtggtggaagtggccagaacagacagacgcccaaggaagaagagaatggtagtcaagaaagccccagtacgtgtcattggagacagcatggtaaggaagactcccgactttgtgagaagggaaattgagtgcaccagcatgggaggtgctaagatccaagacgtcaagaggaaagtcaagcaagaagtgcaagaaatggaagagagaagcctgctagttgtccaaggaggaggcaacaacttagtagaggcaggtgctgaagacacagtaaaggaagtgatagaagcagtgagggcagcagaagagaagatgtgtgtggctgtggtgggggtcctgcagcgcccacgggaaggagtgcagcATGAGAGggtcagaagagaaacgaaccgcaagatatgcatggaactcatgaaggtcaagatggaatggatgacagagaagaagggcaacatgagcttcctggacatggatgggatcctcgaccaggacaaattcttcgggagagacggggtccacctcaaccacaacgtGAATGAGAGGCGAGGACGTCGACTGGCCGAGTGGATgaaggcgaggcaggtgtgttgtgtggacgacGCATGA